GAGTTTTCCATTCAGGAGCTTATCCGCCATTTGGCGGCGGAAAAGGCCACGGTCATGAAGGCCCTGGCTGGCGTGCGCGCCAAGGAATACGCCACGACGCTTCCGCAGGCCGAAGGCGCTGCGCTGCTGGATCTTTTGACCGTCATAGACAGGGCCGAGCAGGAGGCCGCACGTCAGGCCACGCGCAACAGCCAGCTTTCTCTGGCTCTGCTGGATCAGAGCAGCCGCACTCTTCAGGCGCTGACAAGCCAGGTCATGCCGCCCAAGGCAGAAACCTACGGTCGCCGG
The sequence above is drawn from the Desulfovibrio sp. genome and encodes:
- the flgN gene encoding flagellar export chaperone FlgN — translated: MHTTVHTSLIRQSKALALLCELMEEEYQTLLGHNTDAVVALEFSIQELIRHLAAEKATVMKALAGVRAKEYATTLPQAEGAALLDLLTVIDRAEQEAARQATRNSQLSLALLDQSSRTLQALTSQVMPPKAETYGRRGGMRPHGHPEAALISGRL